Genomic window (Deltaproteobacteria bacterium):
TCTGGTGCGGAACCATTCCGGGCGGGCTTTTCCACTCGACGAACGGCGGCGATTCGTGGCGGCTGTTGCGTCCGCTCTGGGACAAGCCGGAACGCCGGCAGTGGTTCGGCGGCGGATATGATTTCCCCGGCATCCATTCGATCTGCGTCGATCCTCGCGATCCTCGGCGTGTTCTCGTCGGCGTCTCGTGCGGTGGGGCTTGGCAGACGGACAATGGCGGCGAGTCGTGGTCGGTCGCGTCCCGCGGGATGTTCGCGGCGTACATGCCGCCGGAGAAGGCAGAAGATCCGGTGATCCAGGACCCACACCGGATCGTGCGCTGCGCCGGCGCGCCCGACGTGTTCTGGGCGCAGCACCACAACGGGGTGTTCCGGTCGATCGACGGGGCGCAGTCGTGGCAAGAGGTGAAGATCAATCCGTCGTCGTTCGGGTTCGCCGTGGCAGTGCATCCCCGCGACCCGGACACCGCGTGGTTCGTCCCGGCGATCAAGGATGAGCTGCGGGTGCCGGTGGAGGGAGCACTGGTCGTGACGCGGACGCGGAACGGCGGGAAGTCATTCGAGACGCTGCGGTCGGGGCTGCCACAGCGGCACGCGTATCACCTCATCTACAGGCACGGCCTCGAGGTTGCGC
Coding sequences:
- a CDS encoding exo-alpha-sialidase — encoded protein: MNMDTLLVGTRKGLFTLRGNEVARVSFLGTAVTAVLQRNGAIYAAVGHGHFGAKLHRSMDEGETWQEVAAPKWPEKPADIDDRSPTTGAPVPWSLNQMWVFEADPREPQALWCGTIPGGLFHSTNGGDSWRLLRPLWDKPERRQWFGGGYDFPGIHSICVDPRDPRRVLVGVSCGGAWQTDNGGESWSVASRGMFAAYMPPEKAEDPVIQDPHRIVRCAGAPDVFWAQHHNGVFRSIDGAQSWQEVKINPSSFGFAVAVHPRDPDTAWFVPAIKDELRVPVEGALVVTRTRNGGKSFETLRSGLPQRHAYHLIYRHGLEVAPDGQTLAMGSTTGTLWLSRDAGESWTALSRDLPPVYCVRFGGAA